The nucleotide window ACGGCAGTGGCGGAACTATCTGCTAGACAGCCGTTTTCAGTTTAAACACATCGGAATGGTGATGGCCGCAGTGCTTGTTGTTGCTGCAGTGCTAGGTTTTTTTGCATATGACTACTCTCAGGGGCAAACCGAAGCGCTTACCATACAGATGGCCATGCATCCGGATTTGAATCCGCAGGTCGCTTCCTCGCTTGAGCAGTGGGCAGCCGATCAAGATCGCCGTGTGCTTTTTGCCATCCTTCTCGGAGTGTTTTTGCTGGTGGTGGCCATGCTTGCTACCGGGCTTGTCGTGACACATCGTTTAGTGGGTCCGGCCTACAAACTTACTCGTCTGATTCGTGAAGTTGAGCTTGGCAATCTGAATATCAATGTTCGTTTTCGTAAAGGAGACGAACTGCAGGAGCTTGGCGATGCCTTTGCAGGGCTAGTCGCAAGTCTGCGTAGCAGGCAAGCCGACCAACGTGAGCTTGTTGAAAAAGTGTTGATTGAAGCCCGAGTAAAAGGTGTCTCACCGGATCTTGTTGCAGCGCTGGAAACGTGGGCCGAGGACCTGAGACGGAGCGTTTCTCAGAACGCTGAGTCGTAATAACACAGCTTGTATTGCTGCCCTTCCATACTAACCGCGGCCACGTCAAAACGAATGGAACGAAAGGGTGGTTTTTGCCTTTGCAACCACAACGAAGCGGCTTGTCGTAGGTTGGCTATCTTTTTTTCGGTGATCGATTCGGCGGGATCCATAAAACTAAGGGTGGATCGTGCTCGGACTTCGCAAAACACCAGAAGGGATGCTTTGCGAGCAACGATATCAAGCTCCAAGCGTCCCACACGTGCATTTCTCGCGAGGATTTCATAGCCCTCTGCCTCCAGATGCGCGGCAACAAAGTCTTCTGCTGCCTTGCCGAGTTTATGGGCGTGGTTCACGACACTATTTGCGTGGTATGCTGCTTTTTACGCAGTAGCTTCCTGCAATACCAGGGCTCGTCTCTTCACCAAAAATCTCTTCACAGCGAAAACCGTCTGGGCAATCGCAATTGGAGTTCTCGCCACCGCATTTACAGGTGCAATAGACACGATCAGCGACCTCATCGGTGGTGAGGCACCCATCTGTTCCTGAAAGAACGCCGTCTGCACAAACATTGGTTGGATCGCCCTGCAATTGATAAACAAGGCAGAACCGTGTGCGGCATTGTACGGAACTTGGTTCAATGTAGAACTCTTTTTCGTCAAAACCACCGCTTTGAATGGCCTCTGGAACACAGGGATCGCCAACACCCTCAACCTCGCATCCAAACGATGCCAAAGAAGCTAATATGAGCAGGGTAGTAACCAGTCTTGATATCACGGCTGCAGCCTTCCTTTTTTTGCTTACGAGGCATTTTCCCCGTCTAGACATGTGCTCGGATGGCGCCTTGCCCGCCTAGTCATATCTTCACGTGGCCTTCTGCCTGCTCGACAAAACACTAACCGACGGAAAGCTACGGCGCTCAGAACAAAGCTGTCAAGATGATGTGTGATAAAGGAACTATCGCCAAATCGCTTCCTTTGTCAGTTTGCGAGATTTTCGCTTGGCCTCCATCCGCTTTTTGCAAGGAGTTAGCCGCTCCTGCTGTAAAAACTTCCTTGTCCCCGGAAAAAACTCAATTCACCAATTCGCACCGCCATGTTCCAATAGTCGGGAGCGGTGGGCGTTTCTCTTGACTTAAAAGGCAAGCGCTTCCTATCATCAAATGCAAAATCCTAGGTAAAAAGAGGCCTTTATGTTTTCAAAACGCGCGCTGATGCGACTTTCGGTCGTAGTGTTGCTGAGTCTGGTTGTTTCTCCTGCATTGGCTAAGAAAATTTCTGCATCATCTTCTGCGATAGAACTCTTTGATGCTGGAAAGTTTGAAGATGCTGCCATTGCGCTTCGCGACGTGGTTGATGGGAAGGTGCGTGCTAATAAGAAGGATACCCAGAAGGCCGAATTCTATTTGGGGATGGCACTTTTCAATCTTAAGTTTTATCAATCTTCGTTGACGCTCTTCGATCAGATCGTTGCAACTGGCGATGGGCATCCCTATTTTGATGAAACCCTCGTGTGGCTCGCAAAGCTAGCCTCGGCACTGCCCGAATCGGCTGGCATTATCGAAAAAGTTGGCCAATACGATGTAGCGAAGCTCGATAAGCTTAAGGATGCCAAAGAAAAGGGCTTGTATGGACACGTGGTTTATCTCATGGGTCGCTTCAAGTATCAGCAAGAGGAGTTTGACGAAGCACTTTCTCTTTTTGGCAAGGTGCAGAAAAAGGACAAGTTTTACGCCCAGGCAAAACTTTTCGAAGGAATTACCCACGTTCGTCTAAGGCATGCACGTCCTGCGATTGCGAGCTTTCGAGCAGTTATTGACGCTGAGGATAGTGGTGATCTTGATGCTGGAAACGATGAGGAAAGGCTTGTCGATCTCGCATGGCTTTCTTTGGCCCGCGTCTACTACAAAGCATCCAATAAGGTTGACGAGGCTACCGGCGAATTTAGGGTAGACGGTCGTGTCTTAGGAAATGCCGTTGAAGCTTGGAATAAGATTGAACCCGGCAGTGAATATTGGCTTGATGCGATGTTCGAAGGTTCGTGGGCCTTTTTTCTAGCTGACGAATACTCGCGTGCGCTTGGAAACATCCATACCTTGCTGTCGCCGTATTTTGACAAAAATCATTACCCCGAGGCTTACGTCCTGAAAGCCGTGGTGTTTTTCTATAACTGCCAAATGGAAAACGCTTCAGCGATGGTCGAGAGGTTTCATGAGCTCTATGATCCGGTTCAAAATGAACTTGAAGGTGTTTTGGCTCAAAACACAGACAACTTGAAGTTCTATGATTTTCTTAAGGCAGTGCGCGCCGGGGAAGCAAACCTGTCTCCACGAATTCAAAGTATCGTGTACTCGGCCTTATCCGATCGACAGATCTTGAGGCATCTTGAGTACATTCGCTTGCTTGATGAAGAAGAAGGGCGCTTGAAGAGCAGTTCAAAGGTTTTTCAATCTTCTGCTGTTGGACAACAGATCTTACAGGACGTTGCGTTGGGCAAATCCTTCGCGGTGGATCAGGCTGGAGACCTAGCCCGTGCACGTTATGACCGCGTTCTTGCCGAACTCCAAGATTTAATGAATCAGGTCGATACGGTCGATGTCGAAGTTCTAAGTTACACCCGCGGTCAGTTATCGCAGGATATGCAGAATCAACAACTCGAAGCTTCACGATCGGGACGTGGTGACGTGGAAGTCGACGAAGAACATCAAGTGTGGCCCTTTGATGGCGAATACTGGCGTGACGAACTTGGGTTTTATAGGCAACAAGTGACATCACGTTGCGGAAGGTAAGAGAGAGAATGCTTAGACGACATTGGATTTCATTTGCGAGCATCGCATTGTTGGTTTTGCTGCCTCAGCGGTGCATGCTGCTCCGAAGAAGCCAAAAAAAGTAACTGCGGCACCCACGTCTGTTTCAAATATTTGTATTTCTCCAGATATCGCGCCGCAGCTTGATCAATGTCCTGCTTCTGGCCCGGATGTGAAGAAGATGTCAGGCCAGAGTGCTCCGCGTGCCGTTTTTCGGGCGCTTCGGTTCGAAAGAAGCAAAGCAAGGATCAAGATTATAAACCGGGTTTTGAAATCGATGCAGCCACGCGTCGTAACCGTGAACAAGTTGAGCGTAAACAGCGTGAACTGTTGCTAAGGGAAGCAAAGATCCTTGAACGTTTGATAGGAAATACGCCTGCAAGCAGTAAACGCCGACCGGAGATCCTTCTTCGTGCGGCTGAGACCTATTTCGAGCTTCAGCAAGACACAACTGGGCGTGTCCGTAGCTTCGATGAGCCGATTTTTAGCGCACGCCAGAAAAAACAGTCCGCTCAAGTTAAAAAACTTACAGCGCAGCAACGAAACTTGGAAAAAGAAGTGGATCGTTGGCGGCAGGAGGCTCTTCGTAAATATGCGATTCTAGTCAAAGAGCATCCCGATTTTCCGCGCATGGACGAAGTGCTTTTTTCTTTAGGCTTTGGTCTTGAGGAAATGAAACAGTTCGACCGCGCGCGTGAAGTTTACCACCGTTTGATCAAAAACTTTCCGAAGAGCCGGTTTATACCCAACGCCTATTTGTCTTTCGCTGAATATTACTTCGGTGAGAGCGACATGAGTGCAGCCTTAAAGTTTTATAAAAAGGTTAATGAAACGCCTCCAGAGCGCAATGCTGTTTATGGTTATGCTCTGTATAAGCAAGCTTGGGCCTACTACAATATCGAAGATTTCCGGAATGCGTTGAACAAATTCGTTGAGGTTGTGAAATTCGCAACTGGACATCCGGAGGCAAAGGACGGAAAGAACCTTGCTCGCCAGGCGCGTCGAGAGCTTGTTCTTCCTTACTCACAAGTGGGCAATCCTTCCAAGGCGTTGTCTTTTTTTCAAGAAGTGGCAACGGATCGCGACCAAGCGTTCGAGATGTTAGAAAATCTTGCTGAGCTCTACTTTGATACCGGTCAATGGGACAATACCATCGCAACTTATGAGACGCTTATCGAGCAGCGTCCTGGAAGCGATAAGAGTTGTTACTGGCAGGGTCGTATTACGGACGCGGTGATTTCGTCGCAACCCAAGCGTGAGCAGGTTGAAGAGCTAAAGAAAATGCTCTTCGTCTACAAAGCATTCGATAACAAGAAGCATCCGGCAAGCGCAAAAGAAGAGTGTAAGCAGGCCGCTGCAGGCTCGATGTTTCAGCTTGCGACGGCGTGGCATCGTGAAGCCGCTGGAACGGGAAAGACGCCAGGCACTAAAGATAAGAACACCATGCGTTTGGCCTCGCAGATCTATCAAAAGCTCGTTGAGGAATTTCCTGATATTCAGCAAATTAAATTCCCAAACATCGCACGTCGGGACTGGCCTACGCCGTATCGGATAGCGTATTTCCGCGCAGAGCTTTTGTGGAAAATGGAGAACTGGCAGGAATGTGGTCCGGCGTTTGACCAAGTGGTCGAAATGAACCCCAAGGGAGAATACACCTCGGATGCCGCTTATGCTGCTGTGCTTTGTTACAACAATTCCTATCAAAGCATCTACAAAACGCGAGAACGTGTGGTACGCGGGGGCGGCAAGGACAAGGAAGAAGACAAAGAGGTACTTGGGCCTAAACCTCTAGGTCCACTTGAAAAGGGTATGTTGGACGCTTTTCAACGTTACGTTTGTTACGTTCCAGATGGAGACAAGCTTCCTACGATTAAATACCGTCGTGCTCGTATTCTTTATGAAGCAAATCATTTTGAAGAAGCAGCAGTGCTTTTTAAAGAAATTGCTTGGAAGCATAAGGAAAGTGAGCTCGCCGAGTTTGCTGCAAACCTTTACCTCGATTCTCTCATCCTTATGGCAGAACAGGGACAGCCAAAGAGGCCTGCTTGTTACGCTACGATCGAGGAATCGTTGGATCCTTTGGAAAAATGGTTTTGTAGTTCCGAATCTGATCAGGAAGAGCATGAAGTGCTCTGCGATCGAACACGGGAGCTGCGCTGCAATACGCTCCGTAAAAAAGCCGAAACCTTGCAAGCTGCTAAGGACTACAAAAGGGGCGGCGGGTGCTTACGTTGGTATCTATCGTCGTTTCTACCAACATCCAGACCAATGCGGTGGTCGCATGGATGAGGTACTTTGGAATGCTGCACTCAACTTTGAGGCTGCACGGCTTTTGGGACGTGCAATTCGGGTACGCACAGCGTTGATTGAACGTTTCCCTGAAACCTCAC belongs to Myxococcales bacterium and includes:
- a CDS encoding tetratricopeptide repeat protein, with the protein product MSCFWPGCEEDVRPECSACRFSGASVRKKQSKDQDYKPGFEIDAATRRNREQVERKQRELLLREAKILERLIGNTPASSKRRPEILLRAAETYFELQQDTTGRVRSFDEPIFSARQKKQSAQVKKLTAQQRNLEKEVDRWRQEALRKYAILVKEHPDFPRMDEVLFSLGFGLEEMKQFDRAREVYHRLIKNFPKSRFIPNAYLSFAEYYFGESDMSAALKFYKKVNETPPERNAVYGYALYKQAWAYYNIEDFRNALNKFVEVVKFATGHPEAKDGKNLARQARRELVLPYSQVGNPSKALSFFQEVATDRDQAFEMLENLAELYFDTGQWDNTIATYETLIEQRPGSDKSCYWQGRITDAVISSQPKREQVEELKKMLFVYKAFDNKKHPASAKEECKQAAAGSMFQLATAWHREAAGTGKTPGTKDKNTMRLASQIYQKLVEEFPDIQQIKFPNIARRDWPTPYRIAYFRAELLWKMENWQECGPAFDQVVEMNPKGEYTSDAAYAAVLCYNNSYQSIYKTRERVVRGGGKDKEEDKEVLGPKPLGPLEKGMLDAFQRYVCYVPDGDKLPTIKYRRARILYEANHFEEAAVLFKEIAWKHKESELAEFAANLYLDSLILMAEQGQPKRPACYATIEESLDPLEKWFCSSESDQEEHEVLCDRTRELRCNTLRKKAETLQAAKDYKRGGGCLRWYLSSFLPTSRPMRWSHG
- a CDS encoding YraN family protein; its protein translation is MNHAHKLGKAAEDFVAAHLEAEGYEILARNARVGRLELDIVARKASLLVFCEVRARSTLSFMDPAESITEKKIANLRQAASLWLQRQKPPFRSIRFDVAAVSMEGQQYKLCYYDSAF